One Streptococcus gallolyticus subsp. gallolyticus DSM 16831 DNA window includes the following coding sequences:
- a CDS encoding LTA synthase family protein, with protein MKKLKQVISHVLNTRLGFILTLLFMYWLKTMWAYHVDFSLDLGNLYQVFLSIINPIPLGLLLLGLSLYIKRTRVFYAVSWIIYTILNILLIANAIYFREFSDFITVSAMLASSKVSAGLGDSALNLLRVWDIVYIFDYIILIILFATKKIKTDKRPFNKRASFAITALSALLFSINLFMAEIDRPELLTRGFSNVYVVRALGLPSFTVYSANQTYQAEKERSEATADDLTEVKEYVSEHYAAPNSKYYGIAQGKNVIVIHLESFQQFLIDYKLEVDGQSYEVTPFLNSLYHSNSTISFSNFFNQVKAGKTSDAETLMETSLFGLSSGSYMVNYGGDNTAFAAPSILAQTGGYTSAVFHGNVGSFWNRNNTYKQWGYDYFFDSSYFQEQTDENSFQYGLNDKYMFADSIKYLEHLQQPFYTKFITVSNHYPYTSLAGESDEEGFPLAQTDDETINGYFATANYLDSAIEAFFNYLKESGLYDNSIIVLYGDHYGISNSRNTSLAPLLGKDSETWTEYDNAMLQRVPFMIHIPGYTDGFISDTYGGEVDALPTLLHLLGVDTSNYVQLGQDLLSEDNDQTVALRTAGYYITPTYTSYSGHLYYTATGEEITNPDESTTAATKEIRNAVAKQLSVSDEVQTGDLLRFDTDTGLETVDSSSISYSDSLKSLKSIEKKLGDESTSLYSENGNQSTVDLFKAPSYMQLHSSSSSSSSSSSSSSSSDGS; from the coding sequence GTGAAAAAATTGAAACAAGTTATCTCACACGTGCTAAACACACGCTTGGGATTCATTTTGACGCTTTTGTTTATGTACTGGCTAAAAACCATGTGGGCTTACCATGTTGACTTTAGTCTTGATTTGGGAAATTTATATCAAGTTTTCCTTTCAATAATCAACCCCATTCCGCTTGGTTTGCTTTTACTTGGATTAAGCCTTTATATTAAGAGGACACGTGTTTTTTATGCCGTTAGTTGGATTATTTACACTATTTTAAATATTCTACTTATCGCTAACGCCATTTATTTCCGTGAGTTTTCTGATTTTATTACTGTTAGTGCAATGCTTGCAAGTAGTAAGGTTTCTGCTGGTTTAGGGGATTCTGCCTTAAATCTACTGCGAGTTTGGGATATTGTCTATATCTTTGATTACATTATCTTAATTATTTTATTTGCTACAAAAAAAATAAAAACAGATAAACGTCCTTTCAACAAACGTGCTAGTTTTGCGATTACAGCATTATCGGCTCTGCTTTTCTCTATCAACCTTTTTATGGCGGAAATTGATAGACCTGAATTGCTAACTCGTGGTTTCTCAAATGTCTATGTCGTTAGAGCGCTTGGTTTACCATCTTTCACCGTCTATAGTGCTAACCAAACTTATCAAGCTGAAAAAGAACGTAGTGAAGCAACTGCTGACGATTTGACCGAGGTTAAGGAATACGTTTCAGAACATTATGCAGCACCAAACTCTAAGTATTATGGTATTGCTCAAGGAAAAAATGTTATCGTTATTCATTTAGAAAGTTTCCAACAATTCTTGATTGACTACAAACTGGAAGTTGATGGACAATCTTATGAAGTAACACCATTCCTTAATTCGCTATATCACTCAAACTCAACTATTTCTTTCTCAAACTTCTTTAACCAAGTTAAGGCTGGTAAGACTTCCGATGCCGAAACATTAATGGAAACATCGCTTTTCGGACTTAGCAGCGGGTCATATATGGTTAACTACGGTGGAGATAATACAGCGTTTGCTGCTCCTTCTATTCTTGCTCAAACAGGCGGATATACTAGCGCTGTATTCCATGGTAATGTCGGTTCGTTCTGGAATCGTAACAATACTTATAAACAGTGGGGATATGACTACTTCTTTGATTCATCATATTTCCAAGAGCAAACTGATGAAAATTCATTCCAATACGGCTTGAATGATAAATACATGTTTGCTGATTCTATTAAGTATTTAGAACACCTTCAACAACCATTCTATACGAAATTTATCACAGTAAGTAACCACTATCCTTACACTAGCTTGGCCGGAGAATCTGATGAAGAAGGTTTCCCACTAGCTCAAACTGATGATGAGACCATTAATGGTTACTTCGCTACAGCTAATTACCTTGATTCTGCCATTGAGGCTTTCTTCAATTATTTAAAAGAATCTGGTTTATATGACAATTCTATTATCGTGCTTTATGGGGATCACTACGGTATTTCAAATTCAAGAAATACTAGCCTAGCTCCTCTACTAGGTAAAGATTCAGAAACTTGGACAGAGTACGATAATGCTATGCTCCAACGTGTTCCATTTATGATTCACATTCCAGGGTACACAGACGGCTTTATTAGTGACACCTATGGTGGTGAGGTTGATGCCTTACCTACACTTCTTCACTTGCTTGGTGTTGATACTAGCAACTATGTTCAACTTGGACAAGATTTGCTTTCTGAGGATAACGACCAAACTGTCGCTCTCAGAACGGCTGGATATTACATCACACCGACATATACAAGTTATAGCGGACATCTCTACTACACAGCGACTGGTGAAGAAATCACCAATCCAGATGAAAGCACTACTGCGGCAACAAAAGAAATCCGCAATGCCGTTGCTAAACAGCTTTCTGTTAGTGACGAAGTCCAGACGGGAGATTTACTCCGCTTTGATACAGATACTGGTTTAGAAACCGTTGATAGTTCGTCGATTTCCTACTCCGACTCCTTGAAGAGCCTGAAATCGATAGAGAAAAAACTAGGTGATGAATCGACAAGCTTGTATAGCGAAAATGGTAACCAATCTACCGTTGACCTCTTTAAAGCTCCAAGCTATATGCAACTGCACAGTAGCTCATCAAGCTCTAGCAGCAGTTCATCGTCATCAAGTTCAAGTGACGGCTCCTAA
- the rpmI gene encoding 50S ribosomal protein L35 produces the protein MPKQKTHRASAKRFKRTGSGGLKRFRAFTSHRFHGKTKKQRRHLRKAAMVHSGDFKRIKAMLSGLK, from the coding sequence ATGCCAAAACAAAAAACTCACCGCGCATCAGCTAAACGTTTCAAACGTACAGGTTCTGGTGGATTGAAACGCTTCCGTGCGTTTACTTCACACCGTTTCCACGGTAAAACTAAAAAACAACGTCGTCATCTTCGCAAAGCCGCTATGGTGCACTCAGGAGATTTCAAACGTATTAAAGCAATGCTTTCAGGTCTTAAATAA
- the infC gene encoding translation initiation factor IF-3, producing MKIIAKKDLFINDEIRVREVRLVGLDGEQLGIKPLSEAQAIADDANVDLVLIQPQATPPVAKIMDYGKFKFEYQKKRKEQRKKQSVVTVKEVRLSPVIDKGDFETKLRNGRKFLEKGNKVKVSIRFRGRMITHKEIGAKVLAEFAERTQDIAIIEQRAKMDGRQMFMQLAPIPDKK from the coding sequence GTGAAAATCATAGCTAAGAAAGATCTATTCATTAACGATGAAATCCGCGTTCGCGAAGTTCGTCTCGTTGGTCTTGATGGTGAACAACTAGGAATTAAACCATTATCAGAAGCACAAGCTATTGCTGATGATGCTAATGTTGACTTGGTTTTAATTCAGCCACAAGCTACGCCACCTGTTGCAAAAATTATGGACTATGGAAAGTTCAAATTTGAGTATCAAAAGAAACGTAAGGAACAACGTAAAAAACAAAGCGTTGTGACTGTTAAAGAAGTTCGTCTTAGCCCAGTTATCGATAAAGGTGACTTTGAGACTAAACTTCGTAACGGCCGTAAATTCCTTGAAAAAGGAAACAAAGTGAAAGTCTCAATTCGCTTTAGAGGTCGTATGATTACTCACAAGGAAATTGGAGCAAAGGTATTGGCGGAATTTGCAGAAAGAACGCAAGATATTGCTATTATTGAGCAACGAGCTAAGATGGATGGACGTCAAATGTTCATGCAACTTGCTCCAATTCCTGACAAAAAATAA
- the cmk gene encoding (d)CMP kinase has protein sequence MKSIRIAIDGPASSGKSTVAKIIAKNLGYTYLDTGAMYRSATYLALQNGLTENNVQEILEALSKHSISFGRAEDGSQTVFVGDKDVTLAIRQNDVTNNVSWVAAIPEVREELVEQQRRIAKNGAIIMDGRDIGTVVLPDAELKIFLIASVEERAERRFKENQEKGIETDFETLKREIAERDYKDSHRKVSPLKAADDAITFDTTGVDIDGVVKFIQEKAEKIIDMD, from the coding sequence ACAGTAGCCAAGATTATTGCTAAAAATCTTGGCTATACTTATCTTGATACTGGAGCAATGTATCGTTCAGCAACTTATCTAGCTTTGCAAAATGGATTAACAGAAAACAACGTTCAAGAAATTTTAGAAGCTTTGTCTAAGCACTCTATTTCTTTTGGACGTGCCGAAGATGGTAGTCAAACTGTTTTTGTTGGTGACAAAGATGTGACACTTGCTATCCGCCAAAATGATGTGACAAACAACGTTTCTTGGGTGGCAGCTATACCAGAAGTTCGCGAAGAACTGGTTGAGCAACAACGTCGCATTGCTAAAAATGGCGCTATCATCATGGATGGTCGTGACATTGGAACGGTTGTTTTACCAGATGCAGAATTGAAAATTTTCTTGATTGCGTCGGTAGAAGAACGAGCAGAACGTCGTTTTAAAGAAAACCAAGAAAAAGGTATTGAAACGGATTTTGAAACATTGAAGCGTGAAATTGCAGAACGTGATTACAAAGACAGTCATCGTAAAGTTTCACCGTTGAAAGCTGCTGATGATGCCATTACTTTTGATACAACTGGTGTTGATATCGACGGTGTTGTCAAATTTATTCAAGAAAAAGCAGAAAAAATCATTGACATGGATTAG
- the rplT gene encoding 50S ribosomal protein L20 produces MARVKGGVVSRKRRKRVLKLAKGYYGAKHILFRTAKEQVMNSYYYAYRDRRQKKRDFRKLWITRINAAARMNGLSYSQLMHGLKLAEIEVNRKMLADLAVNDAAAFTALADAAKAKLGK; encoded by the coding sequence ATGGCTCGTGTTAAAGGTGGCGTTGTATCACGCAAACGTCGTAAACGTGTATTGAAACTTGCTAAAGGTTACTATGGTGCAAAACATATCTTGTTCCGTACTGCAAAAGAACAAGTAATGAACTCTTACTACTATGCATACCGTGACCGTCGTCAGAAAAAACGTGATTTCCGTAAACTTTGGATCACACGTATCAATGCAGCAGCTCGTATGAATGGTTTGTCATACTCACAATTGATGCACGGTTTGAAATTAGCTGAAATCGAAGTTAACCGTAAAATGCTTGCTGATTTAGCAGTTAACGATGCAGCAGCTTTCACAGCTCTTGCAGATGCAGCTAAAGCTAAACTTGGTAAATAA